CGGCACGCACACCCGACGCCCTGGAGGATTTCCGCCGGCTCTCCCTCCATCCCCTCCATCCCCTCCCTTCCCTCCCTCACGACGACATCCCGGACTCCCGGGACCGTCTGACCGCACTGATCGACGTCTACGCCTCCGCCGGTCCCGAGGTCCGCGCCGCCCTCATCGACTGGATGACCGACATCCAGCCCCTGGACGCACCGCCCTGGACCCTCGCCGAGACCACCCGCGCGGCGGCGCCGCGGCCGCGGACCGTGCACGTCGACGACCTCGACCAGCCCCGTTCGAACGCCCTGCGGGAGCGCCTGCTGGCCATGCTGCAGGCGTCCGCCCCGGACCGCCGGCACGCCGCGGCCCTGGCGCTCCTGGAGTGGCCCGAGCCCGAGGCCGCGGTTCCCGTGCTCCGCGCGTTCCTGCGAGGCCGCGTCGACGTACCCGTCAGCGCCGGCCTGGCCCGCAGCCTGAGTGCCATCGGCGAGAGCGAACTCCGCGCGGACGGCATCCTCCACGACAGGGTCGCGCTCGTGGCCGTCCGGCTCGACCCGTGGGACCTGGAACCACTGGTCCCGCTGCTGCTCGAATGGTGGGAGCACGACCCGCCGTCCAGCAACTCCGCAGCCGGGCGGGCGCTGCTCCGGTTCCCCGCCGACGCGCTGGCGGAGTGCCTTGCCGACCGCCTCGACGCCGGCGCCTGGGGATTCCTCGACCTGCTCTCCGGACGCTCCCTGCTGCGCACCCCCGCACTGACGCGGACCCGCCGGCGGCTGCGTGCCGAAGGACGCGACGACCTCGCGGACGGACTGCTCCTCGTAGAAGGTCCGCTGCGCCGCCCGGACTCCGCCGAGCAGGACGCCGCCGCCCTGGCAGCACTCCGCGACCGCACCCCGCCCACCCCGTCGGGCACCTCACCACTCCAGTCCCGCCAGGAGCTGTTGGACCTGGCCCGCACCGGCGACCCTGCGGCGGTACACCAGGCACTCAAACAACTCGCCGAACGACACACAGGCCCGTCCGCAGACCAGGACCCCGGCCTGCGCGACCTGATCGGCGAGCTGCTGCGTCACCCCAAGCCCAAGGTCCGCCTGCACGCCCATCGCACCTCGCGGGCCGTGCTGGACCGCCAGAGCTACCTGCACCACACGTCGCTCTTGCTGACCGACCCCCAGCCGGACCTGGTACGCACGGCGATCAGAATCCTCTGCCACGCCACCTGGACGCCCGCGATCCCCGCCGTGACCGAAATGCTGGAGCACCCCCACCCCACCGTCCGCAGAACCGCGACCGAGGGCCTCATCGCCATGGGCAGACCGGCGATCCCCGCCCTTAGACACGCCGCCACCCACACCCGCCCCGACAAACGCCCCCTCTACACAGAGGTCCTCGACCAGATCACGACCACCGCAGCCGAACAGGGTACGGGCGGGTCCCCTACAGCCGGTCGCGCTTCCCGGAGATGACGTACGGCCTCGCGCGGGCCACCGCCATCAGAAGCATGGTGCCGACGGGCGCAACCCCTACCGGGCCCCGCAGGCTTCGCGGGCTTCGAGCTCCTCGGCCGCCGGTGCGCGGTCAGCGGTCCCCACGCGCGTCCCGCGCCTCGAGCACGGCCTGGAACTGCCCGAGCGCCTCGTGGATGCGGCCCGTCGCCAGGTAGGCGCGGCCCAGCCGCGAGCGTATGTCCATCTCCAGCCAGTCGTACGCGGGTTCGGTGAGCGGGGACAGCAGCCGGTGCTGGAGCAGGGCCTGGTGATGGAGGGCCACGGCCGCGCCCGGATCTCCCTCGCCCTGCTCCGCCGTACCCAGCCGGGTCAGGCCGCGAGCGCAGAGGAAGACGTCCCCGGCCTCCTCGACCAGGTGGACCGCCTGGCGGAGCAGGCCCTTGGCCTCGGCGTACCGGCCGAGGCGGAGGTGGATGTCGGCGGCGAAGCTCAGGACCCTGCCGAGCAGGCGCGGTCTGCGGCTGCCGTCGGCGTGGGTACGGGCCTCGGCGAAGGAGGCCAGCGCCTCCTCGTTACGTCCCTCCAACTGGTGGGCGAGGCCTTGGATGACGAAAGCGATCGAGGCGACCCAGTCGTTGTGCGGCGGCCGGGACAGGCGCAGCCCCTCGGTGACACGGGAGATCGCCCGGTCGGCCTCGCCCACACTCACGTCTACGGACGCCAGCCCGATGAGGGCCCGGGTCTCTTCGATCGGGTCGAGGTCGCGCCGGCTGAGGTGGAGCGCCTCGGTGAACACGGCCCGCGACTGCGCGTACCGGCGTTGGTACACGGCGGTGTAGGCAAGGCAGTTCCGCAGGGCGAGCGCCATCCGCGGGTCGGTGGCCTCGTCCACGTGCGCGAGTGCGATCTCGAGAGCGGTCTGGGACTCGTGGTAGCGGCCCTGCCGCGTGAAGTAGTCGACCAGCGCCTCGGCGATCCAGCACGCGTAGTCGACTTCGCCGAGGGCCACGGCGTGACCGACGACGTCGACGAGCTCTCCACCGGCCGCGTCGAGCCAGATCTCCGCTTCCTTCCAGTTCGCGAACGGCGCTCCGGAGGGTTGGGGTCCGGTGGGGAAACCGGTGGGGAGGCCCCAGTCACTGGCGATCCGGGCGGCGTCGAGGTAGAGGCGCAGGGCGGCCGTGCGTGTGGCGGCGGCCTCGTCGGGCAGGGCTTCCGCGAGGCGCCGCGCGTGCACGCGGACCAGATCGTGCAACCGGTAGTGGCCCGGACGCGGCTGTTGCAGGAGGTTCGCGTCGACCAGGCTCTCCAGGATCTGCTCGGTCTCGTGGGGCGGCCGACCGAGCATGGCCGCCGGCGCCAGCACGTCGAACTCGACCGTCGGTGCCTGGCCCAGGGCGCGGAATCCGAGCTGCTGGTCGGGTGGGAGCTGGTCGTACGACAGCCGGAAGGCCGCCTCGACGCTGCGGTCCCCGATGCTCAGTTCGCCGAGTCGGTGTTCGTCGCCCGCCATGCGGCCCACCAGGTACTCCACCGTCCAGGTGCGGCGGTTCTGCAGCCGGGACCCGGCGATGCGCAGGGCCAGCGGCAGCCCGTCGCACAGCCCGACCAGCCGGCGCGTCGCCTCCGGCTCGCGGCCCGCGCGCTCCTCCCCGATGATGTGCGTGATCAGCAGCACCGCACCCCCGCTCCTCAGCGGCTCCAGCGTGACCCGTCGGTCGGCGTCCAGTTCGGGCAGCCGTCGGCGGCCGGCCACCAGCACGCTGCTTCCCGCCCCTGCGGGCAGCAGCGGTCGCACCTGGTCGGCGTCCAGGACGTCGTCCAGCACGAGGAGCAGCCGTAGCGGGCTGGTCGCCGCGCGCCAGGCGGCGGTGAGTTCATCGAGGTCGCTCGGCAACTCGCCTTTGGCCGCGCCCAGGGAGCGCAGCAGGCGCTGCAGGGCCTGCTCGGGGGTCTGCCGCCGCTGCGTGCTGTGCGCGCGCAGGTCCACGAACAGGCTGCCGTCCGGGTACCGGTCGCTGAGCTCACGGGCCGCGCGCACGACGAGAGCGGTCTTGCCGACGCCGGCCGTACCGTCCACCGTCACGATCGACACGGATCCGGGCGCACAGGCCTCGGTCAGCTGGGCGAGCTCGGCCTCACGGCCGACGAGGCGGCCGGCGTCGCCCGGCAGTTCATTGACGGTCCGGCGGGTCCGGGGCCGGGCGGGCTGTGCGGCGGAGCGCGCAGCGGCCGGACCGAGCAGGTGTGCGTCGTCGCGGCGCAGCACCGCTTCGTGCAGCCGGCGGAGCTCTTCCCCCGGATCGACGCCGAGCTCGTCACGCAGCCGAACGCGCATGCCCTGGTAGGCGTTCAGCGCTTCCGCCTGGCGGTCACAGCCGTACAGGGCCCGCATCCGCAGCGCCAGCAGCGACTCGTCGTACCGGTCGGACGGGGACAGGACCGTGAGGTCGTCCAGAGCGTCACCGAACCGGCCGAGCAGGACCAGGCACTCGAGCCTGTCCAGCCGTAGCCCTCGCCGGCGCTCCGACAGCCGTTCCCGCTCGGCCTGCGCGAACGGTCCCGGCAGGCCGGCCAGGGGCTCGCCCCGGAACAGGGCGAGTGCCGAGGACAGCTGGGCGACGGCCCTGGCCAGCTCGCCGGACGCCTTCGTACGCCGCGCCTCGACGCCCCGCTCGGTCAGGTCCGCCACATCGAGCCGGACCCCGTCGACGACGAAGCGGTACCAGCCCTTTCCGCTGCGGATCACCGACTCCGTATGGCGGGTGCCATCCGCGTCGAGCGCCCGGCGCAGCGGGTTGACGTGACTGGCCAGCACTTTGTGGCCGGATGCGGGTGGCTCCGACCCCCACACTCCGTGCATCAGCTGCTCGTGGCCCACCACGGCCCCCCGGCTGAGCAGCAACGCGGCCAGCACGGCCTGCCGTTTGACGGGCCCCAGATCCAGCGGTGCTCCGCCCCGGCACGCCCGTAACGGCCCGAGCACCGCGATCCGGAGCTGCTCGGGAGGTTCGCTGTCCATGGAGAAGCCCCGCTTTCGCACATCATCGGAATTTCATCTGCTCTGCAGCCTGTCCGGTCATGGTTGCAGAGATGCGACTGAGAACGGCTGAGAAGCCAGGGAGCGCAAGGGGCACGGCGTGATCGAGTTGACGAGCGTGATCAGGGATCTACGGGAGGAGCTGGGCCGGGCGATCGCCGCGGCGGAGGGCGAGGCGCTGCGCTTCGAGCTGGGACCGATCGAGCTGGAGCTGTCGGTCGCGCTGGAGCGGTCCGGGCAGGCGGGGGCGAAAGTGCGGTTCTGGGTGGTGGAGTCCGGCGCGGAGGCGGCGGTGGGCACCGTGTCGGCCCAGCGCATCTCACTGGCGCTGCAGCCGGCCTTGGCGGGGACGGACAAACCGCCGTTCATCTCCGGCCGCGCCGACGCAGACGAGCAGTGAGCGCCGCCGTGGGCGGGGCGACGGAGCCGGCCGGGCTCGACCGGCGGCGGGCGGTCCAGCTCGTCACCACGTGCGGCGCGGGCGCCGGAGGCCGCGGGTCGGGTTACCAGGTGGCCGGGAACCTGGTGCTCACGGCCGCGCACGTGGTGTGCGGCGCGGCGACCGTACAGGTGCGTTTTCTCACCGAGGACGGCGGTACGCGGGAGGTGCAGGGCAAGCCGTTCTGGGTGGACTCCGACTCGGACGTCGCGCTGATCGCCCTCGCGGACGCGGCCGCCGGCCCGGGGGCGGGCAGCCCGGCGGGCGCTGCGGTTCCGCCGGTTCGGTTCGCCCGTGTCTCGAAGCCGGTGGAGTGCGAAGCACTGGGATTCCCGAGGTTCAGACTGCGGGCCAAGGCCGCGTCGCCGGACGGCGGCGCGGCCGTGAGGTATCGGGATTCCCATCATGCACGCGGTGAGACCACCCCGTTGTCGAACCAGCGTGAGGGCAGTCTGGAGATCACCCTGAAGTCCTCCCCGGAGCACGATCCCGAGCGGGGCCGTTCACCTTGGGAGGGTATGTCGGGGGCCCCGGTGTGGAGCGGCGGGTACGTGATCGGGGTGATCACCAGGCACTACCGCTCCGACGGGCTCGGCACGCTCGCGGCGAGCCCGGTGGAGCGCTGGTACCGGCGGGCGAGTCCGCAGGAGATCGACGAACTGAGCTCGTTGATCGGGTTGCCGGCGCATCCCGGCCGACTGGAGGAGCTTCCCCGGGCGGCGCCGCTCCCCGGTGCGCCGGAGCTGCGGGAGGCGGCCGGGCTGCTCGCCTCCAGGGTGGCCGGACAGTGGCGGAAGGAGGAGCGGCGGCGGCACGTGCACGACCCGTTCCCGCTCCCCGTGCGCTTCCGGAATGCCGACGCGTGCCTGCTCGATCACTGGGCCAAGATCTGCGACGCACCACCCGGGGCGGATCCGGCGCCGCTCGAACTGGCCGGCCGCATCGACCGGATCGTGGAGGTCTACCGGTCCATCCCGTCCCGCCGGCTGGTGGTGCTCGGCGGGGCCGGGGCGGGCAAGACGATCCTGACCCTGCGCTTCGTCCTCGACTGGCTGGGCGCCCGTACGCCGGACGAGCCCGTACCGGTGATCTTCAGCCTGGGATCATGGGACCCGACCACCGTCTCCCTGCGCGACTGGATGTGCCACCAGCTGGTACGCGACCACGGCCTCGCCGTTCCCGCCGCACACGGAGGGACTCTGGCCGGCGCGCTGGTCGACACCGGCTGGATCCTGCCCGTCATGGACGGGTTCGACGAGATCGCCGGCGGCCTGCGGCGCGCAGCGCTCAAAGAGCTCGACCGCACCACCACCCCGCTGCTCCTCACCAGCCGGCCCGGGGAGTACGCCGAGGCCGTGGCGGCCCGCCCGTTCCCGAAGGCCGCCGTCGTCGAGCTGGACGACCTGACCGTGGACGACGTCGCCCTCTACCTGCCCCTCACCAGCCGTCCGGGTAAGGACGGCGGTATGCGCAGCACCGTGTGGGAACCCGTACTGGACGAGCTGCGCAGGCAACAGCGCAGCCCGGGCGCGGAGAACCTGGCCAGGGTGCTCGTCACCCCGCTGATGGTCGCCATGGCCCGTGCCGTCTACGGCGACGCCCGCGGGTCCGACCCCGTACGGCTCCTGGACACCGCCGCGTTCGCCTCCCCGGAGGCCCTGCAGAGACATCTCCTGGCGGCGTTCACCCCGGCCGCGTACGAACCCTCGCCAACCGACGGCGGCAGCCGTCGGCGGCGGCAGGACTGGAACCCCGACCGTGCGCAGCAGTGGCTCGGCTACCTTGCCGTGCACCTGGACCGACTGGGCAGGGCGGGCACGGGCGTCCCGGCTCGTGACCTCGCCTGGTGGCAGCTGGGCACCACGATGAGCCGTCGCTCGCGCATGCTCGTGATCGGATTCCTGGCCGCACTGGCCCTCGGGGTGACGACGGCCGTCGGGAACGTTCCCGTGGACTTGGTCGCGACATCGTTCGGACTCAGGTTCGCGGTCGTGCGGGGGCTCGTGGTCGGGTTCCTGCACGCGCTGGTGAACGGACTGTTCTTCGGGCTCGTGTACGGATTCGTGTCGAAGGGTGCGGCAGAGCCGTCGCGCGTACGCATCCAGGTCTTCGGCAGGACCGGGCACGGGCGTACGGGGGTCCTCCCCAGGTTCCGGCTGGGGCTCGTGTGCGGGGTCCTGGCCGCGCTCGTGCTGTTGTTCCTGGACAGGGTCGTGGTCGAGTCCCTGGGGCTCGGGGACGGCCTGGACGGCGGGCTCGTGGGGGGCCTCGTGTTCGTGCCCATGCTCGGGCTCGGAGTCGGGTCGGTGTTCGGGCTCATGGCCTGGCTGGAAGTTCCCGTCGACATCAGATCGGGTGTCAGTTCCTCGGAGCTGCTCGGCCAAGACCGCAGGAACGTGCTCTTCCATTTGCTGGTCTGGGCGCTCGTGTTCGGGACGGGAGCCGGATGCGCCAACGCATTCACGGCCGGGCCCGTGTGGGGACTCCTGCTGGGGCTCGCCTTCGGGATCGAAGCTGCCTTCGCGGGCGGACTCGCGTACGGACTCGCTTTCACCGCTTGGGGCCAGTGGGTGGCCCTCGCGCGCATCTGGCTGCCGCTCACGGGGCGGTTGCCCTGGCGGCTGGTCGCTTTCCTCGACGACGCGTGCGAGCGGGACGTACTGCGCCAGGCCGGCGCGGTCTATCAGTTCCGGCACGCTCAACTCCAGGACCACCTGGCCCGGCCGGGCCAGGTGGTCGGCCGGTGACGGGCCGGACCGGCCGTGACCGGCACACCACTGCACTGCGTATGCGTCCGAGAGATCACAACACCCTGACGGGGGCCAGCATGAGGACCGGCAAGCACACCCAGAACCCTCCGGTGCCACGCAGCCCGCTTCGACTGGCGACGGTTGCAGCGGTTGCGGGCGGGGTCCTGGGACTCGCAGGAACCGGACCCGCCGCCGCGGACCCGGTGTCGCTCACGCTGCGGTACACGTGCTCGACCGGGTTGATCGGGAATCTGCCGGTCACGGTGGGGATCCACTCGGACGTCCCCGAGTCGGCCGAGGTCGGTAAGCCCACCCCGGCCTTTCCCGTCAGCGCTACGGTGCCGGTGCCCGCGGAGGCTGCGAAGGCGCTGGGCGGGCTCGGTGTGACGACCGTCGAGGGCACGGTGGAGGCGCAGGCCCGTGTGGCGGCGCCGGAGGGGGACAGCCGGGTGAGGATGCCGGTCGCGGTGAAGGCCGGCATCCCGGCGGCCGGGTCCTTCCGCATCGAGGCGTCCGGTTCCGCGCCGGTGCTCACCTTCAGGCAGGCGGGCAGCGCGCGGATCACCGTCGGTGACCTCGTCGCGCACCTCACCCTCAAGGACGCGAGGGGCGGCGTCGTCTACCCGGGCGCGATCGACGCGCGGTGCACGCCGGATGCCGGGCAGAACAACGTCTTGGCCTCGTTCCGCATCATCGGGGCCGGGGCCGGGGCCGGGGTCGAGACCGGGGCCGAGACCGGGAAGGACACGGGCCGGGCCGCGTCGTCCGGGGCGGCAGGCCCTGCCGGTACGGCAGCCGCTCCCGGCGCACCCGCAGCCGGCCGGACCGCGTCAGGTGCCACCGATTCCACACCGCGGGCAGCGCTCCCCGAGACCGGAGCCCACCCCGACCTGTGGCTGCTCGCCGGTGCGGGCGTGCTGCTGGCTGCCGGTGCGGTCACCCTCGTCGCCGCACGACGAACCCGTGCGGATGACGGCGTCGGCGATGGCGCCGCTCCCTGACCGGGCGACCAGGCTGATTCACGTCCGCAGTGGATCGGCAGGCGCAGGAACCCACGCCGGGCGATCGCCACCCGATACGAAGACGACGAAGACGAAGACGAAGACGACGACGTCGTCGTCTTCGGAGCCGGCCTCGCCGGCAGCGCCGCGGCGAGGCTGCTCGCTCGCCGCGGTGTCCGGCCCTTTCACCGTGCTGCGCGTCGGCACGGCCGATCCTCCCCAGCCGCTCTCCGACGAGGCTCCGTTCTCCCCGGGTTCTCCCCGGCCACGGCTGTCTCCGAAGGTGCGCGGCCGCCGGCCGGGTCTTCCCTGGCCGCGCTCTATTCCGCCGTGGTGAGTCCGGCGCGTTCGGCGAGGGCGCCGCCCTGGAACCGGCTCTCCGCGCCCAGCTCCTCCAGCAGGTCCGCGATGTGGCGGCGGCAGGTGCGCAGGGACATGCCCATCCGCCGGGCGATCACCTCGTCCTTGGCGCCCTCGGCCAGCAGCCCGACCAGCGCCCGGCGCAGGCTCGGGCCGACCTCCTTGTACGCGGCCTCGCTGCTGCCGTGGAACGGGGTCGCGCCGGACCAGTGCTGGTCGAAGACCCGGCACAGGTACGCCACCACGTCCGGGTCCCGGACCAGTACCGCCCCCTCGCCCGGGCCGCCGTCGCCGCGCCGGGGCAGGAAGGCCACCGAGCGGTCGAACACCACGACCCGGTAAGGCAGTTCGGCCGCGGTGCGGTACTCGGCGCCGGCCTCCGTAAGGGTCTCCACGTACCCCTGGGTGGAGAGGCTGGCGCGCGCCGAGTGCTGGTAGAGGGTGCGCATCACGACCCCGCGGCGCAGCATCGCGAGGTCCCGCTCGATGGCGTCCCCGAGGCGGTGCGGGGCCCGGCCGCCGCCCGGCTGGATGCTGAACACCTCCTCCCGGCAGCGGGCCGACTCCTGGGTGAGCATCGCCGAGGCGGCCGCCAGATCGGGCAGGACGTCCACACCCTGCCGGTGGTCGCGTTCGCGTTGGGCGGCGCGGTAGTGGGGCATCAGGGAGCGCAGGTCCTCGCGTACGGACTGGGCGTGCGCGGCGGCCTGCGCGACCCGGGCCTCGAGCGGGCCGACCGCCTCGGCCGCGGCCGCGTCCGGGCTGACCGGTATCAGCTCCTCGGGGCTGTCGGGTGCCGGGCGCAGCAGCCGGAGCGTCAGCAGGGTTCGGCAGGCCCCTTCGACGTCCTCCGGGCTCATGCCGAGGGCTTCGGGCACGTCGGGCGGGCACCTCTTGAGGCTGCCCTGCGACAGGGCGTACGCGAAGACTGCGACGGCCCGGGCGTCCAACCGCGGCAGTTCCATGGAGTTTGTCTGGATGGTCATGATTTCCCCTGCAATGCGGCCGTGCTACTTCCGTGCCATGCAGGCTATTGCCAGCTCGCAAGGCTGGACCAAGGGGGCACACCCATATGAGCCTTGAGTTCCGGCCGGGCCACACCACGCCCCACCAGGCCGATATGTCGACACAGGGCGTGAACCGCCCGACGCGGGCGTTCGCCGCCCGATCCACACTCTCCCCATCCAGGAGCCGTCCCATGTCCCGAGCCCTCCGCTGTCTGCTCCTCCTCGCGGTCCTGCTGGCCGGCGGAGCCTCCGTCGCCGCCGAACCGGAGGCAGGGCCCGGGGCGGCCGCCGGGCGCCACGGGGGTGCGGGGGGCGGGGCGACCGCGGTCCGCGCCGGGGAGATTCTCGACACGAGCTGGGGTGACGACCACATCCGGCCGCCCCTCTAGGGCCGGTTGGTCCCTCCCGTCCGCCTCACCCCCCGGCTCCGAAGTCCGAAGTCCGAAGTCCGGAGTTCGAAGTCCCCGGCCCGAAGCTCGAAATGCGAGGTCGCAGAGCGTGTCATCACTGCCCGAGACTCCGTTACGGTCCCTCACCGGGCCGCGGCGGACGCGCGCCGAGGGTCCCGCGGACCGGGCGCTGCTGCCCGACCTGGTACGCGCCGCCCTCGCGCGGGCCGGGGCCGGACGGCCCGGGGCGGCGGGGGACTGGGCCGTGGAGCCGGGCGAGTTCTGGTGCCACGTACGGCCCGGGGGTGTCGTCCGCCGCACCCAGGGGTGGAAGCTCCACGTCTCGGCGACCCCGCTCTCGGCCCCGCTGGTGCTGGCCCGGGCCGCCGAGGTGCTGACCGCCCACCGGGTGCCGTTCAAGTTCGCGGCGAGCCCCGCGCGGGTCGCCGCCCTGGTCTCGGGGCGCTTCGCCCGGGGAGGCGGCGGCAAGTTCATCACGGTCTACCCGGCGGACGACGCGCAGTTCCGGCTGCTCGCCGAGGAGTTGCACCGGGCCACCGTGGGGCTGCCCGGACCCGCGGTGCTCTCCGACCGGCGATATCTGCCGGACAGTCAGGTCTACTACCGCTACGGGGTGTTCGCGGCGCCCCCCGAGCTCACCTCCGACGGCGCCTTCGCCGCCCGCCTGACCGACCCCGAGGGCCGGCCGGTCCCCGACGAGCGCAACGCCTGGTACAGCCCGCCGTCCTGGGCGGGCGACCCGTTCCCGGGCCGCCCGCTCGCCCCGGCCCGCAGCACGGCCACCGCGAAGCCGGTGCTGCTGCACGAGCGCTACCTCGTGCGCGGCGCGATCCAGCACTCCAGCAAGGGGGGCGTGTTCCGGGCGGAGGACACCGCCACCGGCGCCCAGGTGGTCGTCAAGCAGGCCCGTCCGCATGTGGGCGCGGGACTCGAAGGGCTGGACGTACGGGACCTGCTGCGCCGGGAGGCGGCGCTGCTGGAACGTTTCGGCAAGCGGTTCGCCGACCGCGTTCCCCGGCTCGTCGAGTTGTTCGAGCAGCAGGGCAGCGCCTTCCTGGTCGCCGAGTCGGTGCCCGGGGCGACCCTGCGCCGGACCGTCGCCGAGCGGCTGGTCCGGGAGGGCGCCGCCTGCTCCGGCGAGACCGCGGAATCCCTCGTCCGGCAGCTGCTCGAACTGGTCGGTACCGCCCACGAACTCGGCCTCACCCTGCACGACTTCAACCCCAACAACGTCATGGTCACCCCCGACGGGCGGCTCCGGCTGATCGACCTGGAGATGGCCGCCCGGGAGGGCGAACGCTGGGTGCTCGGCGCCACCCCCGGCTACACCGCCCCCGAACTGCGCGCCGCGGACCCGGTGGCCCCTGC
Above is a genomic segment from Streptomyces sp. NBC_01233 containing:
- a CDS encoding AfsR/SARP family transcriptional regulator encodes the protein MDSEPPEQLRIAVLGPLRACRGGAPLDLGPVKRQAVLAALLLSRGAVVGHEQLMHGVWGSEPPASGHKVLASHVNPLRRALDADGTRHTESVIRSGKGWYRFVVDGVRLDVADLTERGVEARRTKASGELARAVAQLSSALALFRGEPLAGLPGPFAQAERERLSERRRGLRLDRLECLVLLGRFGDALDDLTVLSPSDRYDESLLALRMRALYGCDRQAEALNAYQGMRVRLRDELGVDPGEELRRLHEAVLRRDDAHLLGPAAARSAAQPARPRTRRTVNELPGDAGRLVGREAELAQLTEACAPGSVSIVTVDGTAGVGKTALVVRAARELSDRYPDGSLFVDLRAHSTQRRQTPEQALQRLLRSLGAAKGELPSDLDELTAAWRAATSPLRLLLVLDDVLDADQVRPLLPAGAGSSVLVAGRRRLPELDADRRVTLEPLRSGGAVLLITHIIGEERAGREPEATRRLVGLCDGLPLALRIAGSRLQNRRTWTVEYLVGRMAGDEHRLGELSIGDRSVEAAFRLSYDQLPPDQQLGFRALGQAPTVEFDVLAPAAMLGRPPHETEQILESLVDANLLQQPRPGHYRLHDLVRVHARRLAEALPDEAAATRTAALRLYLDAARIASDWGLPTGFPTGPQPSGAPFANWKEAEIWLDAAGGELVDVVGHAVALGEVDYACWIAEALVDYFTRQGRYHESQTALEIALAHVDEATDPRMALALRNCLAYTAVYQRRYAQSRAVFTEALHLSRRDLDPIEETRALIGLASVDVSVGEADRAISRVTEGLRLSRPPHNDWVASIAFVIQGLAHQLEGRNEEALASFAEARTHADGSRRPRLLGRVLSFAADIHLRLGRYAEAKGLLRQAVHLVEEAGDVFLCARGLTRLGTAEQGEGDPGAAVALHHQALLQHRLLSPLTEPAYDWLEMDIRSRLGRAYLATGRIHEALGQFQAVLEARDARGDR
- a CDS encoding trypco2 family protein, which produces MIELTSVIRDLREELGRAIAAAEGEALRFELGPIELELSVALERSGQAGAKVRFWVVESGAEAAVGTVSAQRISLALQPALAGTDKPPFISGRADADEQ
- a CDS encoding trypsin-like peptidase domain-containing protein, yielding MSAAVGGATEPAGLDRRRAVQLVTTCGAGAGGRGSGYQVAGNLVLTAAHVVCGAATVQVRFLTEDGGTREVQGKPFWVDSDSDVALIALADAAAGPGAGSPAGAAVPPVRFARVSKPVECEALGFPRFRLRAKAASPDGGAAVRYRDSHHARGETTPLSNQREGSLEITLKSSPEHDPERGRSPWEGMSGAPVWSGGYVIGVITRHYRSDGLGTLAASPVERWYRRASPQEIDELSSLIGLPAHPGRLEELPRAAPLPGAPELREAAGLLASRVAGQWRKEERRRHVHDPFPLPVRFRNADACLLDHWAKICDAPPGADPAPLELAGRIDRIVEVYRSIPSRRLVVLGGAGAGKTILTLRFVLDWLGARTPDEPVPVIFSLGSWDPTTVSLRDWMCHQLVRDHGLAVPAAHGGTLAGALVDTGWILPVMDGFDEIAGGLRRAALKELDRTTTPLLLTSRPGEYAEAVAARPFPKAAVVELDDLTVDDVALYLPLTSRPGKDGGMRSTVWEPVLDELRRQQRSPGAENLARVLVTPLMVAMARAVYGDARGSDPVRLLDTAAFASPEALQRHLLAAFTPAAYEPSPTDGGSRRRRQDWNPDRAQQWLGYLAVHLDRLGRAGTGVPARDLAWWQLGTTMSRRSRMLVIGFLAALALGVTTAVGNVPVDLVATSFGLRFAVVRGLVVGFLHALVNGLFFGLVYGFVSKGAAEPSRVRIQVFGRTGHGRTGVLPRFRLGLVCGVLAALVLLFLDRVVVESLGLGDGLDGGLVGGLVFVPMLGLGVGSVFGLMAWLEVPVDIRSGVSSSELLGQDRRNVLFHLLVWALVFGTGAGCANAFTAGPVWGLLLGLAFGIEAAFAGGLAYGLAFTAWGQWVALARIWLPLTGRLPWRLVAFLDDACERDVLRQAGAVYQFRHAQLQDHLARPGQVVGR
- a CDS encoding DUF6801 domain-containing protein, yielding MRTGKHTQNPPVPRSPLRLATVAAVAGGVLGLAGTGPAAADPVSLTLRYTCSTGLIGNLPVTVGIHSDVPESAEVGKPTPAFPVSATVPVPAEAAKALGGLGVTTVEGTVEAQARVAAPEGDSRVRMPVAVKAGIPAAGSFRIEASGSAPVLTFRQAGSARITVGDLVAHLTLKDARGGVVYPGAIDARCTPDAGQNNVLASFRIIGAGAGAGVETGAETGKDTGRAASSGAAGPAGTAAAPGAPAAGRTASGATDSTPRAALPETGAHPDLWLLAGAGVLLAAGAVTLVAARRTRADDGVGDGAAP